One stretch of Microcebus murinus isolate Inina chromosome 12, M.murinus_Inina_mat1.0, whole genome shotgun sequence DNA includes these proteins:
- the LOC105855625 gene encoding uncharacterized protein LOC105855625 → MFPLRDASLAGDSTESALPRCSLPELYELVKNFSKKSKKSNLLKTCGITLDEAQKMLTENLNTAAFARGAVTVREDPQRVFTSKTVKKEEEKQVEAMAALLHRTLLAGSQSPEEQGLARSRQRLWQCGIPAPAHTFPREILEEHAKAMTRLANLRKLQSTRVLCRLGIPKVTPEKSTFEDKIPKYLLVDSEKQFLDLKDLEWRYFKGLAKWKHTRRPSLLDIKYDTEKRFVESQNTPGIIFPPVIRKSLVVYPKIICQKEGTSSLK, encoded by the exons ATGTTCCCACTGAGAGATGCCAGCCTGGCTGGAGACAGCACTGAGTCAGCGTTGCCCCGATGCTCG CTGCCAGAATTATATGAATTAGTGAAGAATTTCAGTAAGAAGAGCAAGAAATCAAATCTCCTAAAAACATGTGGTATTACACTTGATGAAGCACAGAAAATGCTTACTGAAAACCTGAACACCGCGGCCTTTGCCAGGGGCGCTGTCACGGTAAGAGAAGATCCCCAGCGTGTTTTCACGAGCAAGACGgtgaaaaaggaggaggagaagcaggtgGAGGCCATGGCGGCGCTCCTGCACCGCACCCTGCTGGCGGGCTCGCAGTCGCCAGAGGAGCAAGGGCTCGCCCGGTCCCGGCAGAGGCTGTGGCAGTGCGGAATCCCCGCGCCTGCGCACACCTTTCCTCGCGAGATTCTTGAGGAGCACGCGAAGGCTATGACCCGGTTGGCCAACCTGAGGAAGCTTCAGAGCACCAGAGTTTTATGCAGGCTAGGCATTCCCAAGGTCACCCCGGAAAAGTCCACCTTTGAAGACAAAATTCCTAAATACCTCCTAGTTGACTCAG aaaaacaattcttGGATCTAAAGGATCTGgaatggagatactttaaaggtCTTGCAAAGTGGAAGCACACTAGGAGGCCTTCGTTGCTAGACATAAAATACGACACTGAGAAGAGATTTGTAGAGAGCCAGAATACGCCTGGGATCATTTTCCCCCCTGTAATTCGTAAATCATTGGTTGTTTATCCtaaaattatttgtcaaaaaGAAGGAACTAGTTCTCTTAAATGA